The genomic DNA AGAAAGTTCCTTTCTGGATCTGCCGGTGTATATGCCTACAGGCAGAGGGATTTTCCTCCAGTTGCGGTTAAGCAGAGGCCTCTCGTTTCTCCACAGCCCAGGATCTCCCTCGAACACCGGCTTTCTCCTGAGGATCTCGAGGGTTTTCTCCTCTCCAAAGTAGAGCTCTTCGCAGATCTTTCTGGTCTGCTCGTAGGGCAGAATGTCGCCTATAGACTCTTTTACCCACGCTGTAAAAGTTTGGCCGGAGTCTTCGGCCTCTTTCAGTTTTTCCTCCCACTCCCAGGGGGTCGGGAAGCTCTCATCTAGGCCGTTTTTGCCCTTAGCCGCCGCGAGGGAAAGGATTCCCCAGCAGATATCGTAATCGTCGTTTAAAAATGAAAATCTCTTGGAAACCTCAAAGTGCCTTACGGTGAAAGGGGATGAATCGTTATTCCGTCCCAGTATATGCTCCCATACCCTCGGTATGGATTCCCTTATTACCTCGGGGAAAGATTTGGCCGTATCCATCAATACCCCGTCTACGTCGAAAATAATGCAGTCCGCCTTTAGCGGTGATAGAATCGCCATAATTAACTCCTCCAGCTGATTAGAAATGACGATCTATTCTAGATGCTTATCGGTTTAAAGGCAAGGGGGTTACCTCAGGTAGTATGACAAGGAGGCTTATATTTATGAT from Dethiosulfovibrio salsuginis includes the following:
- a CDS encoding HAD family hydrolase, which codes for MAILSPLKADCIIFDVDGVLMDTAKSFPEVIRESIPRVWEHILGRNNDSSPFTVRHFEVSKRFSFLNDDYDICWGILSLAAAKGKNGLDESFPTPWEWEEKLKEAEDSGQTFTAWVKESIGDILPYEQTRKICEELYFGEEKTLEILRRKPVFEGDPGLWRNERPLLNRNWRKIPLPVGIYTGRSRKELSLALLALGWEDLPGDRAVCSDDGIKKPSPEGLETVCHRLGKSWPLFFGDTASDRAALKAFGRGDFIAIGNILKDSEFRFSKVEDAIRALGLSLSA